One bacterium DNA segment encodes these proteins:
- the argG gene encoding argininosuccinate synthase codes for MGNILMNLPKGQKVGLAFSGGLDTSAAIYWMKKNGARPFAYTANLAQPDETNYEDIPNKALEYGAEQARLIDCREQLVQEGLAALMCGAFHIQSAGLTYFNTTPLGRAVTGTMLVTAMKEDGVDVWGDGSTYKGNDIERFYRYGLLVNPNLKIYKPWLDEKFISELGGRKEMSELLEQAGFAYKMSKEKAYSTDSNIWGATHEAKDLEFLDKGIKIVDPIMGVSSWKSSTTVEPEVVKIEFEEGLPVALNGKRFSSKVALVLEANKIGGRHGLGVCDQIENRIIEAKSRGIYEAPGMALLYIAYERLVNGIHNEDTLDNYRTSGRRLGKLLYHGRWFDPQALMIRESLQRWVGKAITGEVTVELRRGNDYSILNTVSPHLTYHPERLTMEKNQGAFGPVDRIGQLTMRNLDIADTRDKLQLYSKAGLLPAGGIDDLKLIDES; via the coding sequence ATGGGAAACATATTAATGAACTTACCCAAGGGTCAGAAAGTCGGACTTGCTTTTTCAGGCGGTCTCGATACTAGCGCTGCAATTTACTGGATGAAAAAAAATGGCGCGCGCCCATTTGCTTACACCGCAAACTTAGCTCAGCCCGATGAAACAAATTACGAGGACATTCCCAATAAAGCTCTCGAATACGGCGCTGAACAAGCAAGACTAATCGATTGTCGCGAACAACTCGTTCAAGAAGGACTTGCCGCATTAATGTGCGGGGCCTTTCACATCCAAAGCGCAGGCCTTACATACTTCAACACAACTCCACTTGGTCGCGCTGTCACCGGTACAATGCTTGTCACCGCGATGAAGGAAGATGGAGTTGATGTCTGGGGCGATGGCAGCACTTATAAAGGTAACGATATTGAGCGTTTTTACCGCTACGGGCTTTTAGTCAATCCAAATCTAAAAATTTATAAACCTTGGCTCGATGAAAAATTCATCAGCGAATTAGGTGGACGTAAAGAAATGTCTGAACTGCTTGAACAGGCAGGCTTTGCCTATAAAATGAGCAAAGAAAAAGCTTACTCTACTGACTCCAATATTTGGGGCGCAACGCATGAAGCCAAAGATTTAGAATTCCTGGATAAAGGCATAAAGATTGTTGACCCCATCATGGGTGTTTCGTCTTGGAAATCTTCAACTACTGTTGAGCCAGAAGTTGTGAAAATTGAATTCGAGGAAGGTTTACCAGTTGCCCTCAACGGCAAACGCTTTTCCAGTAAAGTCGCGCTCGTTCTTGAAGCCAATAAAATTGGCGGCCGTCATGGACTGGGAGTCTGCGATCAAATCGAAAACCGCATCATTGAAGCTAAGAGCCGCGGTATTTATGAAGCCCCGGGAATGGCGCTTTTATATATCGCCTATGAGCGCTTAGTGAATGGCATTCATAACGAAGATACACTTGATAATTACCGCACTAGTGGGAGGCGCCTGGGTAAACTACTTTATCACGGACGTTGGTTTGACCCGCAAGCGCTGATGATCCGTGAAAGTTTGCAGCGTTGGGTTGGTAAGGCCATCACTGGTGAAGTTACTGTCGAACTCAGAAGAGGTAATGACTATTCAATCCTTAATACTGTCAGCCCACACCTGACTTATCACCCCGAGCGCTTAACTATGGAAAAAAATCAAGGCGCCTTTGGTCCAGTTGATCGTATCGGCCAACTCACAATGAGAAATCTTGATATTGCCGACACGCGTGACAAGCTGCAGCTCTACTCCAAGGCAGGATTATTGCCCGCAGGTGGAATTGATGATTTGAAATTGATTGATGAATCGTAA
- a CDS encoding serine/threonine protein kinase: protein MQDRPKKFLPNQVLCERFHIESFIGEGASAAVYKVWDEVNPERASALKIYPATIAADKKAAHRLHWEVRGANRIQHPNVVRFYEFVSSDELIAILMEYVNGQSLRSYLRKSPQLSFSQIHYLLVQIAAGLEAIHSAGLVHRDLKPANILLSENQTVKLTDLGVVLATKKDSQKRDLEHKLSGTAEETALDELVGTPYYMSPEYVQHGTVDSRSDIYAFGVIAYELIAGVRPFEGVEVDEIVRRKIKQDVQPLSELKAECPKELANLVMQCLERDPSKRPQLTSQVIHKLRIIAAENNKINPEYKISKSPSQRPTNSSSESYMYSLGLVGGVLLLVIIVLASLLPSSEKIRSFFFKPVPVENARPVEILIRPKADLQEETVLKPYKFTRGGYVKVPAEENKDDSSLAPKERAN from the coding sequence ATGCAAGATCGGCCTAAAAAGTTTCTCCCCAACCAAGTGCTTTGTGAGCGCTTTCATATCGAGTCCTTTATCGGGGAAGGAGCTTCTGCAGCGGTTTATAAAGTCTGGGATGAAGTTAATCCAGAAAGAGCTTCAGCGCTAAAAATTTATCCAGCAACGATTGCCGCAGATAAAAAGGCGGCCCACCGGCTACATTGGGAAGTGCGCGGGGCAAATCGCATCCAACATCCAAACGTCGTGCGTTTCTATGAATTCGTCTCAAGTGACGAGTTGATTGCAATTTTGATGGAATACGTCAATGGGCAATCACTGCGATCTTACTTAAGAAAATCTCCTCAACTATCTTTCTCGCAAATTCACTATCTACTGGTTCAAATTGCAGCAGGTCTCGAAGCGATTCACTCAGCAGGATTAGTTCACCGTGATTTAAAGCCCGCCAATATTTTACTGAGTGAAAATCAAACTGTTAAATTGACAGATCTCGGCGTAGTGCTCGCGACAAAAAAAGATTCGCAAAAAAGAGATCTGGAGCACAAACTCTCAGGCACTGCTGAAGAAACAGCGCTCGATGAGCTCGTCGGTACGCCTTATTATATGAGCCCTGAATACGTGCAACATGGCACCGTTGATAGTCGCAGCGACATATACGCTTTCGGGGTGATTGCCTATGAGTTGATTGCTGGAGTGCGGCCTTTTGAAGGTGTAGAAGTTGACGAAATCGTGCGCAGAAAAATTAAACAGGACGTGCAGCCGCTCAGTGAGCTCAAAGCAGAATGCCCAAAGGAATTGGCAAACTTGGTGATGCAGTGTCTAGAGCGCGACCCGAGCAAACGGCCACAGCTGACAAGTCAGGTGATTCACAAGTTACGCATTATTGCCGCCGAAAATAATAAAATTAATCCAGAATATAAAATTTCTAAATCCCCAAGTCAGCGACCAACGAATTCAAGTAGTGAATCTTATATGTATTCTCTTGGTCTTGTCGGGGGAGTATTGCTACTAGTAATTATTGTCCTAGCTAGCTTATTACCAAGCTCAGAAAAAATTCGTTCTTTTTTCTTCAAGCCAGTCCCAGTTGAAAATGCTAGGCCAGTCGAAATTCTGATTCGACCTAAAGCAGATCTGCAAGAAGAGACTGTACTTAAGCCATATAAGTTTACTCGTGGAGGCTATGTTAAAGTTCCTGCAGAAGAAAATAAAGACGACAGCAGTCTAGCTCCTAAAGAGCGAGCGAATTAA
- a CDS encoding DUF4143 domain-containing protein — translation MVLRKSGGQLDITELSGQSNLSRPAVMNYLSALEITHVIDVLHLYSKGGAKEIIKQPQIYGSDTGFICHLRGWTELRLDDCGLLWKNLVLDELKTNFSIAKIFYWKDKADHEIAFVVKSSRSNTDIIECKWGIKHFSSKAMKAFRKLYPTGTNWVVSPQVERQLTKEIDGLEINFTSLPILIRSLFRS, via the coding sequence ATTGTTCTACGCAAAAGTGGCGGACAGTTAGATATCACCGAGCTTTCTGGACAAAGTAACCTCAGTCGCCCAGCAGTCATGAATTATCTCTCAGCACTAGAAATCACCCATGTGATTGACGTTTTACACCTCTACTCCAAGGGCGGAGCAAAAGAAATTATCAAACAACCGCAGATCTATGGTTCCGATACAGGATTTATCTGCCACTTGCGCGGTTGGACTGAACTTCGACTAGATGACTGTGGATTGTTGTGGAAGAATTTAGTTTTGGACGAACTGAAAACCAACTTTTCGATAGCAAAGATATTTTACTGGAAAGATAAGGCTGACCACGAAATTGCTTTTGTAGTTAAAAGCTCACGTAGTAACACTGACATTATTGAATGCAAATGGGGGATTAAGCATTTTTCATCAAAAGCAATGAAAGCATTTCGCAAACTATATCCAACTGGGACAAATTGGGTGGTGAGCCCGCAAGTCGAGCGCCAGCTAACAAAAGAAATCGATGGTCTAGAAATTAATTTCACCAGCCTGCCAATATTAATTCGCTCGCTCTTTAGGAGCTAG
- a CDS encoding transporter, with the protein MTRKLVVAWAFAATFFTSLLIQNATADERRFTYVYESSILPVGVWELEQWVTNQNGREQGDYSRWDLRTEFEYGLTERLQTALYFNWQSVRADGVPGGESDTKFKGISSEWVYQITNPELDPLGSALYAEISTDGLDFELEGKILLSKKIDENLVAGINAIYEAEWEREDNTTEKEAKLEFTAGVSYKLTAAWAVGLESRYTSAYPDGVDLSGQEYQAVSVGPNIHYGTSKWWATLTVLPQIWGDGDGADGGRQLAHEEELEVRLLFGVFI; encoded by the coding sequence ATGACTAGAAAGTTAGTAGTGGCTTGGGCTTTTGCAGCTACATTTTTTACAAGTTTACTTATTCAAAATGCTACTGCTGATGAAAGGCGCTTCACGTATGTGTATGAGTCGTCAATCCTGCCAGTTGGCGTATGGGAGTTGGAGCAGTGGGTTACTAATCAAAATGGCAGAGAGCAAGGGGATTATTCGCGTTGGGACTTGCGCACTGAATTTGAATACGGCTTGACGGAACGATTACAAACAGCGCTCTATTTTAATTGGCAAAGTGTCCGCGCAGATGGAGTTCCAGGTGGTGAAAGTGATACAAAGTTCAAGGGAATATCATCTGAATGGGTTTATCAAATTACAAATCCAGAGTTAGATCCGCTTGGCTCAGCTTTGTACGCTGAAATCAGTACTGATGGCTTGGATTTTGAGTTAGAAGGGAAAATCTTACTCAGCAAAAAGATCGATGAAAATTTAGTCGCAGGCATTAATGCTATTTATGAGGCAGAATGGGAACGTGAAGACAACACTACTGAAAAAGAGGCTAAATTAGAATTCACCGCAGGAGTTTCTTATAAATTAACTGCTGCTTGGGCCGTCGGCCTAGAGTCTCGTTATACATCTGCGTACCCTGACGGAGTTGATCTCTCGGGCCAAGAATATCAAGCTGTATCTGTAGGACCAAACATTCACTATGGCACATCAAAATGGTGGGCTACTTTAACCGTTTTGCCACAGATCTGGGGTGATGGAGATGGCGCTGATGGTGGTCGTCAACTAGCTCACGAAGAAGAACTCGAAGTACGTCTACTTTTTGGAGTCTTTATCTAG
- a CDS encoding TIGR03118 family protein, which produces MNTKAMKSQVIIWGLIITSIGCSGSDPTEFKNTNDPNGYSVKVLTANSEDYEPEFVDSTLGNSWGIAIRPAGFGGHFWVTNANTGISTEYVGDVSGKRLYQDELATVTIPPPPGSPGSAVGQPTGVVFNQSQEFVITQQTPSGPISGPAKFIFATNDGTLAAWTEKKNSDGSFNRPADSILAVDNSGRGDDYFGIAITNKSSGNLLYVADFGADSKIRVFNSNFQEVTDSFKFENPFENRLYVPFNIQAIGSSLFIVYAKSSGEAGEETQRGGLGRLVEYDFNGNLKAIWDDGGLLNAPWGIALAPSTGFGKFSGHLLITNFGDEASRLGSIVAFNVETKQAVDYLRDGASNPVYVPGIWGIIFGNGASLGEANHLYFAAGPKGEEDGVFGKIIPPAT; this is translated from the coding sequence GTGAATACTAAGGCAATGAAGTCACAGGTTATTATTTGGGGTCTAATTATTACAAGTATTGGTTGCTCAGGGAGTGACCCGACAGAGTTTAAAAATACAAATGACCCGAATGGTTATTCAGTTAAAGTATTAACTGCTAATTCTGAAGACTATGAGCCTGAGTTTGTTGATTCAACCTTAGGTAACTCTTGGGGCATAGCAATACGCCCTGCCGGTTTTGGTGGTCACTTCTGGGTCACAAACGCAAACACCGGAATTTCCACTGAGTACGTTGGCGATGTGAGCGGGAAGCGATTATATCAAGATGAACTTGCTACTGTAACTATACCGCCACCTCCAGGTTCGCCTGGAAGTGCGGTTGGGCAACCTACAGGAGTTGTGTTTAACCAATCACAAGAGTTTGTGATTACGCAACAAACTCCGAGTGGTCCAATCAGCGGTCCAGCTAAGTTCATCTTTGCTACTAACGATGGAACCCTTGCCGCCTGGACCGAAAAGAAAAATTCTGATGGTTCATTCAATCGCCCTGCTGATTCAATTCTTGCAGTAGATAATTCAGGTCGTGGTGATGACTACTTTGGTATAGCGATCACAAATAAATCTAGCGGTAATTTATTATACGTTGCTGATTTCGGTGCAGACTCAAAGATCAGAGTATTTAATTCCAATTTCCAAGAAGTTACCGACAGCTTCAAATTCGAAAATCCTTTCGAGAACCGCCTCTACGTGCCCTTCAACATTCAGGCGATTGGGTCAAGTCTTTTTATTGTTTATGCAAAATCTTCAGGTGAAGCAGGTGAAGAAACTCAGCGTGGAGGACTTGGCCGACTGGTGGAATATGACTTTAACGGTAATTTAAAGGCGATTTGGGATGACGGTGGACTGCTCAATGCACCGTGGGGTATAGCGTTGGCGCCGAGCACTGGATTTGGTAAATTCTCAGGACACTTGTTAATTACTAATTTTGGAGATGAAGCTTCAAGACTAGGAAGTATCGTGGCATTCAATGTGGAAACAAAGCAAGCCGTCGATTACTTGAGAGATGGAGCAAGTAATCCAGTTTATGTGCCGGGGATATGGGGAATAATTTTTGGCAATGGAGCCAGTTTAGGGGAGGCAAATCATTTATACTTTGCAGCTGGTCCTAAAGGCGAAGAAGATGGGGTTTTTGGCAAAATCATTCCCCCTGCAACTTAA
- a CDS encoding FMN-binding protein → MAKSFPLQLKGRSRFIRNLNAFSAHKIFPRLVLRSLLLIVICKTSSAEVYLTKDQALDLLFGRNCTVEYDPKSIPDELKRRLEELNLNAEHLPDDFANQPAHFFTCTKNQQIIGAALIDSEIGKHLPITYIVGFDKHGTVTKVEIMVFREEIGSEVSARDWEAQFEGKDKYAEIKHPQTIRNITGATYSSRAITKGVNRARFLWQHFYGPK, encoded by the coding sequence TTGGCAAAATCATTCCCCCTGCAACTTAAGGGGCGTAGTAGATTTATTCGAAATTTAAATGCCTTTTCTGCTCATAAAATTTTTCCAAGGCTTGTTCTTAGATCACTCCTTCTGATTGTTATCTGCAAAACTTCTAGCGCTGAAGTTTATTTAACAAAAGATCAAGCCTTGGATCTTTTGTTCGGCCGTAACTGCACAGTCGAATATGATCCGAAATCAATTCCTGATGAGCTTAAGCGTCGACTAGAAGAATTAAATTTAAATGCCGAACATCTTCCGGATGATTTTGCAAATCAACCAGCGCATTTTTTTACCTGCACTAAGAACCAGCAAATTATTGGCGCTGCGCTAATCGATTCTGAAATTGGCAAGCATCTACCAATTACTTATATCGTCGGCTTTGATAAACATGGCACAGTGACAAAGGTTGAAATCATGGTTTTTCGTGAAGAAATCGGCAGTGAAGTATCCGCACGCGACTGGGAAGCGCAGTTTGAAGGCAAGGACAAGTATGCAGAGATTAAGCACCCTCAGACAATTCGTAATATCACTGGCGCAACATACTCTTCACGTGCAATTACAAAAGGTGTAAATCGTGCTAGGTTTTTGTGGCAACACTTTTATGGGCCAAAGTAA
- a CDS encoding FAD:protein FMN transferase codes for MLSRRNFIQLAAACGLTATLFPRQLFASEMIWVERARPLMGTIVAVAIKVPSDFDAQSLINQAFDYAQSAIKLFSDWEVSSLANQLRTEKDLPIGNDRGRFFQTLVGQALAVGKLSQGFYQPLSIELTELWRQARNDSSIPTKLDLKFALKAVQDSKVQLNPGKLVLQGSSGFDFNGIGKGFVADLLEEFFRSRGINTGRIACSGDLKCFGTENFLIEIEDPRPQHSASEILGSFQVNQPMGIATSGDYRNCWKVNQRSYHHLINPLTGLPGRECMQATVLHPSATLADALSTAVFFMSPNAGVRLIESIPQAAAVIVDRSHKVHATKGISKLNGTRLLHGNSI; via the coding sequence GTGCTAAGTCGTAGAAATTTTATTCAACTAGCTGCCGCATGTGGACTAACTGCCACTCTTTTTCCGCGGCAACTTTTTGCATCTGAAATGATTTGGGTTGAACGCGCTCGGCCTTTGATGGGCACAATTGTTGCAGTTGCAATTAAAGTGCCCAGTGATTTTGATGCGCAGAGCTTAATTAACCAGGCTTTCGATTATGCACAGTCGGCAATTAAATTGTTCTCTGATTGGGAGGTATCGAGTTTAGCCAATCAGCTACGAACCGAGAAAGATCTACCAATTGGTAACGATCGAGGGCGATTTTTCCAAACACTTGTCGGGCAAGCACTTGCAGTCGGTAAACTCAGCCAGGGGTTTTATCAACCGCTTAGTATCGAACTTACAGAGCTTTGGCGCCAGGCGCGTAACGATTCAAGTATTCCAACTAAGCTCGATCTGAAGTTTGCTTTAAAGGCGGTACAAGATTCTAAAGTTCAGCTCAATCCGGGCAAGCTTGTGCTGCAAGGCTCCTCGGGGTTTGATTTTAACGGAATCGGTAAAGGCTTTGTTGCTGATTTGCTTGAAGAGTTTTTCCGATCACGTGGGATTAATACCGGAAGAATCGCTTGTAGCGGTGACCTGAAATGCTTTGGCACAGAAAACTTTTTAATTGAAATCGAAGATCCACGCCCGCAACATTCAGCAAGTGAAATTCTTGGAAGTTTCCAAGTCAATCAGCCGATGGGGATTGCCACTTCGGGCGATTATCGGAATTGCTGGAAAGTAAACCAAAGATCATATCATCATTTGATTAATCCACTGACAGGTCTGCCTGGGCGTGAGTGCATGCAGGCAACGGTCTTACACCCCAGTGCGACGCTGGCCGATGCCTTATCAACTGCGGTATTTTTCATGAGTCCGAATGCTGGAGTGCGTTTGATTGAGTCAATTCCTCAGGCTGCTGCGGTGATTGTTGATCGCTCACACAAGGTGCATGCCACTAAGGGCATATCTAAGTTAAACGGTACGAGACTGTTACACGGGAACTCGATTTGA